The Branchiostoma floridae strain S238N-H82 chromosome 18, Bfl_VNyyK, whole genome shotgun sequence DNA window GATCAACTgagacaaattatgcaaatctggaccttatttgcataaagaAATGGAAAAACAGAACTACTTCACTCGAAAAGATCCAAAcgatttggcgaaggtatgagatcGTTGAACTCTAGTCTACACATGCAAACACCGATGGGACCTTTTTGTGACAAAATAAAGAAGTACCCCTGTCATacataagactcattaggactttaaatgatatAAACTgaatctctgttatatacttcgtctgacccttgcctcttccctcatgacctcaatgaaaagcggcctgtacagtagtctcaaagcagaccctacggtgccttaggcTTTaacacgttaaacagcctcattaccctacACATTGGGTACCCGCCtgtggcactggctgcaaatacacccgatattattattagaggtagtatcaaagctggccaaggagtgtagagggccaaagggagtcaaacgggcacctggtgccgctatactaagtcccttgtcAGCCTTGATACTATCtccaaggcaccgtagggtctgcttggagactaacctgcaggccgatttgagctttcatgaataaacaaaggttcaaacaagaaCTGCGCCagtatcacctcacctcaccggtcccatagcctcaccggccgtaggggcagcaatgccatcaacacaAGTTTTCCATCTTCGTCTATCTTCGGCCAAGGTTTCTAGCTGGTGTACTGTTTGTCCCGACCATTCGTTCAAGTCACTAGTCCAAGTCCGTCGCGGACGTCCCCTAGGTCTTTAAATACACCCTCCGCCCCACCTTGCACTAAGTTGCAGTATAGTGTGAGTCAAAGTGCCCTTTGCTCTCGTAGCATTGCCAAACCATTGtaacttcttctttttcacaAGCGAAAGGAAACTGGGGCATGGGCCTGGCTGCTAGGGCATTAACACGCTGCATGACTTCTCTGTTTGTGGTGTGCGATGACCAATGTACCCGAAGTAGCGCCGGTAATGGCCTGAGGACATTTTTGTACAATCCCGCATTTGCATACCGACTACTGAGAAACCCCTTGAGTCTGTCCAATGTGGTTCCTGTCAATTTTCACTTGTTTTGATATCGCACCAGTGGTGTCTACGGGCGACACGGGAAAACCTCGAGTTCCAAACTGCATCCAGCTGAACAGAACAGGAGAAACAGGACAGAAGAATCTTTTCTTTATGGTACGTGTTCTTTGAATTTtgtagaaattgctaaactttctttccaatacTAAATTAATATatggacttaccctaaattttcagtcaaactccgtcgaccttgttcacagaatgaccctctctatatATGCTACACCACCCCACACCTACTTTCTTTGCGAGAGAGGGTCATTCtttgaacaaggtcgacggagtttgaccgaaaatttagggtaagtccatATATTGAtttagtgttggaaagaaagtttagcaatttctataatgtaatctaccaacacagatgaactttcatgctttaACATTTGACTTTAACATTGTCGGCAAATACAACCAAGTAATCATATTAAGATGTCGAAAAACTCTTTTAAAGCTTTACATTAGGTTCATGTCATTAGATTTTCCGAGTGTTACCATAAAACAACCTACCTCAATCCTACCTTAGTAAAGCGTTGGCATTTTCCCCAGCCGACCTTTCCTTCTCGCTTAGTTCGTTGTTACCTTTATAAAGTCTGTAGACATTGTATTTTAGGCAGCGCttgtatgtctgtatgtcttTGGCCTTAGTACACAAAGTAAATCAAAAACAGAAggattgatttcatatttggtgtgttagGCCCGGCCTTTCTACTAGaaggcgatcgcgctgcgctctcactgtgacctaaatagTGTACGttaatatgtgtaacctttgtttTCACACTggatatatcatacaaaacgtaaaagtgtgactgaaaggacaacaaaagacacaaagtgtaaaaagattcgtttcttttccaCACAATTCGTTGATCGATATGTCAAATTATAGGTGGTcataggtcgcagagagagcgcggcgagagcgccaaTATAGTGGAAATGGGACAATATATTAAAGAACAGTGtgacaaaaaatggaaaaatggaTAATAACTATATTTGGTGCTCTTTCTATAAATTTGGCCACATTTATCTACACATGCAAACACCTGTAACAGTGgagttcaagcgctgccaaactgaccacgccaacagctctgagcttttggcgttGCGGTCTGCACGCTGGATTAGTGATCTGCCGGTTCGaacccgggtgtcggcatgttgtttctttctgtttctactcgtccctctggttgtttcattggttcccacaccgggatagcctctaccaggctccgtggatcggtagaatcattatgtaaggaaacgtactcttctggccggctaactcccctagtgtactatagactctatttgtccaacttctacaattagaccaccgatccacgaagcctggtagaggctacaccgGGAATCTAACCCGGGCCTTGGCAGTGAGAACGCcaaaatcctaaccactagaccatatcttgaaaagaaaagggttgggttgggttgggttgggttgggggggggggtgtcccgggtgtcggcatgtcgTTTCTGTCTGTTTTTACTCGCCCATCTGGTTGTTTCACTCCGATGTGACCTCTTTCTGACACCATCAAGAAATACCCCTGCCAGACAGTAGACGCCTTCATCAGACAGAGCCAGTATCGCCTTAGGACATTTTTGTAACAATACCGACATTTGCATACCGATTACTGAAATCCCTTGATTCTGTCCATATACGTTATATAAGCTTAAGGTCCTTGTTCTGTCCAATTTTACATCGCATTGGTGTCAAACCAAGTAGGTTTAATAAAACCTCCCTGGTCAAACCTACAAAACTGGGCGACTCCAGCAATAAAAATAGGTTGATAAAGCCAAAATTCTTCTGTCCTAACGACGGTATGTGTTCtttgaaatttgatacaaatgTGTTAAACATTGGCGGCAAATAcaaccaagtacatgtaaacatattaaggaggacatcatttgcataattgatgtccaACAATGTTCACCTATACATAACTTCccaatgctacaagtaagaagttccgatcatttaccacaatgacattatagcattttctcatcaattatgcaaattaggtctttattttgcatgatatctATCAATgctcttctccttctcagttaaggccccctctcacttgacgtgcggcacgcttgcggcattgctgcgttcggaagatgctcaacgaatttcagagataaagaacgaattttcttacttgttgtgtattttgtggtcttctatgtcacacttttacgtattgcgcaatatctgaattataacaaatcggagaaaataacaaaacagtaccgcagtgaacgaacgcagcaatgccgcaagcgtgccgcacgtcaagtgagagggggcctttacaaatgtcacatgttgcaatggtcctataatggaactgagcgtgtttagacaatttcctaaTCAATCATGCTAATTAGattacaatttgcataatcaatatgtaatcatatgaagcatcactttcTATCACCATCTACTTACGAAAATCATGACAATTCGTCAACCCATTATTGAGTTATTCGCTTTCAAAGCCTGACACCAAACCTGCCctacagttccaaaacaagccgttagggagcccaaacctataccactcaCTCTcgagagctgtctaccactccaAAAGAATAGCCCATAACTCGacatatcaaacccggaagttccgctgcagttccGTAACAAGCTGCTGGAAGGCCCCAAATCTAaccgtttccaggtctcatcaagacctacaatacatgtatatcgaaTATCAGTACAATCCATCCGAGCGTTCTCGAGTTacgctggtcttctacatacatacatacaaacgctacccaaaacataaccttcttgacgaaggtaataaATGACCTAGTATTATGTTTCCTTTGAAGTAAATGTTTCTCCTTATTGACCCTTAATGGTACATGGTAGGATGTTCATACCCATGGTATAGGGAAGTTAGGTCAACGTGACGTGAGTACAGTGAAATATGCCTTATACTAattaggacctaatttgcatggtCAATGCTAATTAGACCTACTTCCTTGAAACATTATATGCATTGATTAATGATGAGATACAACATTGTTCCTTTCATTCACCCTTGACAGCTCCGTCTCTGGGCTCCGTGAAGACTAGCGTCCTGCAGAATCTCCCTGGAGTCTTTCAGCAGACATTCGACTCACTAGCGTTTATAATTCAAACACTGGACGACTGacaccacatcatcatcatcatcagatgaCGATCATcagatgaccccgcgaggggcatagtagggggggggggagttgaggtcccgggttagggcgggcagccctcctgcctggcacTCAACGCTGGGAGCACTTACTGCCGTGTCAGGCAGGAATTGTTCTGGGAAAGTGTGAGAATTTGTATGTGTCAGTGCGGGCTGGTTCTTGAGTTGGTGGCTTAGTAACCACGAGTACGCCCTTGGTTGCTTTGAGCAAGTTCCGTGAATATAAAAAGGACgacaaaatggcggctgcacTCTCAAGTTTAAGGGAGGACATCTGTGAAGACctgacctgcagcatctgcctggagctgttcaccaggcccaagatgctgccctgtcagcacaccttctgtcaggactgcaTACAGCACCTTGTAGGAGGTGGAATCTTCTTCCTATGCCCGTACTGTCGCCAGCTGACCAGGATACCAGCCCAGGGGGTCCCAGGTTTGCCAGACAACCGCATGGCTTCAAGTCTGTGCAGGAAACTTAAACGGCAGTTGGGAGAAATTCGGCCTGGACACTCTGGGTCTATCTTAGCAGGAACGTCACGTAACGTTGCAGCACTGGACGCAGGACAACGTCACGGGAACCAACAGCAAACAGAGCCTTCAAGGATAATGATTGGTGGGGAGGGATCGAGGAAAGGGGAGTTTCGGTGTGCCGTTGGTGTCgcagtgtcagatgaaggggagatcTTTGTAGCAGACCATCGGAAccagagaatccaagtcttcaccctgcgGGGGGCATTCGTTCGGCAGTTCCCAACGGTCGTGCCCGATGAAGAGACGATGATGAATCCTGACGATGTGGCCTTGGACggggaggggaacctgtgggtggtggggaaaCAGTTTGTGGTAGAGAAGCCAGACTCCACTGGCTTTGCTGTGCGGTACACAAAACAGGGCATTGTGCAGGAGAAGTTTGACCTACTAGGCATCAGGTGGTACAGAGGAgttgccgtggacaccaggaggaaccacatcctcatcacacaaaccGTAGGAGATTGGGACAACCAGGACAAGCTATGTGGTGAAGTGCACGTGTTTCGTGCAGATGGAACACTTGTAGGAACTGTTGGCGCTCATAACTCGTGGTGGGGCTATCTGTTTAGACGCCAGAGGTTGAAGTACCCAGCGTTCCTTACTGTGGATGGGGACGGAAACGTGTTCGTGACAGACTGTGAGAACCACTGCGTGTTTGTGTACAACGAGGAcggacagtttctgttccagttCGGAGGCGAAGGAAGCGGTGACGGCCAACTCAACGATCCCCAGGGCATATGTACAGACAGTGCGGGGAACATCGTCGTGGCAGACATGGGAAACGggcgtgtggagatgtttgacaagacaggcaAATTCCTGCGACACGTCGCCACGGATGCGCAGCGCCCcctggccgttgccatggcaacacagggTCAGCTGGTGGTTACAGATATGCATCATGACATAGTCACCATATTTGGTAACTACTAAACCTGATATTTGTTCAatctttgtattgtatatgaatGTATGTGCTCACGACATCAGCCTGCTGTGTCCACATTATATTGTTTGttgaatattgcaatttgaataaagtcgCATGTCGCGTGggtgaataaagtcaaagtcaagggTAAACTTGGTCGGAGCAATTGTTTGGACAATGGACAGCTTTAGTGCCtcttttgggaaaaaaaatgcaaaattggTTCCAACAGAAGACGCCCCCAAAATAGGCAATCTTGTAATTTTACTACCCAAAATATGTATTTATGAAAGTTTACTTTCATTCGTTTCTAAATTATATTAACTTTTTCCACAAAGTGGAGTATTCTATTGCAACAAGGAGTGGAAAACACCGGGGCAAATGGGGAAAGTTATGCTCTTGATGGTAATATATCATTTCTTAACTTTTTTTATGTATTATTCTTATTTCATTACTTGTGGATGGGTGGTTCACTGTCCAATTCATTTCTTttgatttatgaataaaatgtttaaaaaacaacttacaaCGAAGCCAGACAACAATTACCAATCTCTGCCATGTCAGGGCTCACAGTGACAGATTTGTGGCACTTCCATGTATAACAGGTGCCAGCATCGTCACACATCATTGCCCATTTCTCTAAGGGACCAATATTTttttataaggccacagcaagtagattttatggatgacatacgcgcgctcattgattttcgcctcatttcagaaaaaaaagattttcttcttcagggatcGTCAGATAGACCAATATGggtgttgtaacctaataagtgtatgtagaattgacactagagaggtAACCATGATTGTAGTtccagaagtgaaacttgctggatagttgtaaatgTGGCACCAATaaggaagccatgaatgtagttgccaacatgctTAGTCATACCAGTccaccacactagtgtcacctttactagACTAATTCACaccttgaatacaggaatgaatgtcttgttggttgtgatgctATAGTTTGTCACTTTAAATCTTGTAACTTTATTATCTACTTTGAAAACTTGTTTTATTATACCCATCGTTTTTTTTCGCcttttctcattatttttgcagtctgcagaggatgttatccataaaattgacttgctgtggcctaaaataGCATTGTTTGAAAGTAATGCGCAAGTTAATTtcatccgtgtatacctttatGTTGGAAGAAGGTTTATCATTGtactcactgcacttggggcaccggtgcggcactgcg harbors:
- the LOC118405360 gene encoding tripartite motif-containing protein 2-like yields the protein MAAALSSLREDICEDLTCSICLELFTRPKMLPCQHTFCQDCIQHLVGGGIFFLCPYCRQLTRIPAQGVPGLPDNRMASSLCRKLKRQLGEIRPGHSGSILAGTSRNVAALDAGQRHGNQQQTEPSRIMIGGEGSRKGEFRCAVGVAVSDEGEIFVADHRNQRIQVFTLRGAFVRQFPTVVPDEETMMNPDDVALDGEGNLWVVGKQFVVEKPDSTGFAVRYTKQGIVQEKFDLLGIRWYRGVAVDTRRNHILITQTVGDWDNQDKLCGEVHVFRADGTLVGTVGAHNSWWGYLFRRQRLKYPAFLTVDGDGNVFVTDCENHCVFVYNEDGQFLFQFGGEGSGDGQLNDPQGICTDSAGNIVVADMGNGRVEMFDKTGKFLRHVATDAQRPLAVAMATQGQLVVTDMHHDIVTIFGNY